A window from Solanum stenotomum isolate F172 chromosome 7, ASM1918654v1, whole genome shotgun sequence encodes these proteins:
- the LOC125870143 gene encoding uncharacterized protein LOC125870143 translates to MEHGVSNRNGKIWLFWNMDIDCVILEEDEQQITCDFSHNELQNHLITTFVYAKCKDHLRRPLWDRMLHHSADTDKPWCSVGDYNVITSIEEKLGGVPYNMRKSLEFIAVIEACGLIDLGFSGQKFTWSNNRGIQQRVWKRLDRALVNDAWLEKMPQTTITHLPSVGSDHCPLLMEMETREDDHIKYFKFLNCWTDQPKFLDIVKACWDRNVEGNNMWKFHQKMKRLSNTLSNWSKEEFGDIFAKVRAFKEKVKTMEEQLIQEPSESNRSLLHEFNARYIKFLKIEDSILKQKAQIHWFKEGDCNTKYFHSLIRGRRRRLFIHKIIREDGEWIQGDEIIAEAACDHFQKIFTGDNKVINEDVLDCIPQMVNQEHNDRLTAMPNMDELKEVVFSMNPNSAAGPDGMNGHFFQKCWHIIKHDLLGVIHAFFCGQMIPKYFSHSCIVLLPKVKNPNKLSEFRPISLSNFTSKIISKLVSSRLSPILPSLISLNQSGFVKGRSISENIMLAQEIIHQIKKPNIGSNAIIKLDMAKAYDRVSWSYICLVLRRMGFDEVLIDMIWRIMANKWYSIIVNGKRHGFFQSTRGLKQGDPLSPALFILGAEVLSRSLNRLYNNPEYHGFFMEPRGPQVNHLSFADDIILFTSGRQKTLQLIMQTLQSYEQSSGQAVNIEKSHFMVHSCAFNNTKDRIKRITGFRQKEGPITYLDCPLFVGRPRIIYFSDLINKVLCRITGWQTKLLSYGGRAILVKHVLHSLPIHLLASVTPPVTVLRQIQSITADFFWGWRNERKKYHWSSWKNLSLPYDEGGVGMRNLKDVCLAFQYKQWWIFRSKQTLWGDFLKAKYCQRSNPISKKWDTGESLTWKHLMHNKLQIEKHIQWKLNSGNCSFWWDNWLGSGPLAHYSTNSNRFNNTTVADFRLDGQWNWNKLLQQPPRSQLTSILSTNFSNQQELPDLAIWKPCMDGNFSCSSAWNEIREKRTKTKFNSFVWHKCIPFKVSFLLWRTLRGKLPTNEKLTSFGIEPASCFCCCNRSGLDTIEHIFNTGQFATYVWRSFADAAGIITDHSSLNQLIIQWWSAKHNNEAHKLLLQAIPLFICWNLWKNRCASKYGGKSSNISRVKYAIYKDNYKLMTTNFPQIKWPSNWKELFQLGENCIQDIKVTLVKWIKPSDCWVKINTDGSALNNPGRIGTGGILRDQMGAMLLAFATPLGEGTNNQAEIGAAIFGMTWVLQLGYKNVVLEVDSQLLVDWIKQRAKPPWCISIQLQQLQELIRQTHNFRCTHTYREANFVADSLSKQSHKLTCPQIYCNSQQLPKEVRAYYQLDMIEMASFMRRKIKRIKEPP, encoded by the coding sequence ATGGAGCATGGTGTGAGTAATCGCAATGGTAAAATCTGGCTCTTTTGGAACATGGACATTGACTGTGTAATACTAGAGGAGGATGAGCAACAAATTACTTGTGATTTTAGCCACAATGAACTCCAAAACCACCTCATCACCACTTTTGTGTATGCCAAATGTAAGGACCACCTCAGGAGGCCTTTATGGGATAGAATGTTACATCACTCTGCAGATACTGATAAGCCCTGGTGTTCGGTGGGAGATTACAATGTTATTACTTCTATTGAAGAAAAGCTGGGAGGGGTTCCTTACAACATGAGAAAAAGTTTAGAATTCATTGCTGTTATTGAGGCCTGTGGTCTTATAGACTTAGGCTTCAGTGGACAGAAATTTACTTGGTCCAACAACAGGGGTATACAACAGAGAGTTTGGAAAAGGCTGGACAGAGCTCTTGTTAATGATGCCTGGCTGGAAAAAATGCCTCAGACTACTATCACCCATTTACCCTCTGTAGGGTCAGATCACTGTCCTCTATTAATGGAAATGGAAACTAGGGAAGATGATCATATCAAATACTTTAAATTTCTTAATTGCTGGACAGACCAACCTAAATTCCTTGATATTGTTAAAGCTTGCTGGGACAGGAATGTTGAAGGCAACAACATGTGGAAATTTCATCAGAAAATGAAGAGATTGTCCAACACTCTTAGCAATTGGTCCAAAGAGGAATTTGGGGACATTTTTGCTAAAGTCAGGGCTTTTAAGGAGAAGGTCAAAACAATGGAGGAGCAGCTGATTCAAGAGCCTAGTGAGAGTAATAGATCTTTACTTCATGAATTCAATGCTAGGTATATCAAATTCTTGAAGATAGAAGACTCCATTTTGAAACAAAAAGCACAGATACATTGGTTCAAGGAAGGTGACTGCAATACAAAATACTTCCACTCCCTGataaggggaagaagaagaaggctttttattcataaaattatcAGGGAGGATGGGGAATGGATACAGGGAGATGAGATAATTGCTGAAGCTGCCTGCGACCATTTCCAGAAAATCTTCACAGGAGATAACAAAGTCATCAATGAGGATGTCCTGGACTGTATACCACAGATGGTCAACCAGGAGCATAATGATAGACTTACTGCTATGCCTAATATGGATGAATTAAAGGAAGTAGTATTCTCCATGAACCCTAACTCTGCAGCTGGTCCTGATGGGATGAAtggacatttttttcaaaagtgttGGCATATTATCAAACATGATCTTCTTGGTGTAATTCATGCATTCTTTTGTGGTCAAATGATTCCCAAGTACTTCTCTCACTCTTGCATTGTGCTCCTCCCTAAGGTGAAAAATCCTAACAAACTGTCAGAATTCAGGCCTATTAGTCTAAGCAACTTCACTAGTAAGATTATTTCTAAACTAGTAAGTTCTAGACTAAGTCCTATTCTACCTAGTTTGATTTCCCTTAATCAGTCAGGGTTCGTCAAAGGGAGAAGTATTTCAGAAAATATTATGCTGGCCCAAGAAATTATCCATCAAATTAAGAAACCTAACATTGGAAGCAATGCTATTATTAAACTGGATATGGCTAAAGCGTATGACAGGGTTTCTTGGTCTTATATATGTTTGGTATTACGAAGGATGGGATTTGATGAAGTTCTTATCGATATGATTTGGAGAATCATGGCTAACAAATGGTACTCTATTATTGTCAATGGCAAAAGACATGGTTTCTTTCAATCCACGAGAGGACTCAAGCAAGGCGACCCGTTATCTCCTGccctatttattttaggtgCAGAGGTACTTTCCAGATCACTGAACAGGCTGTACAATAACCCCGAATACCATGGTTTCTTCATGGAACCTAGAGGCCCCCAAGTAAATCACTTAAGCTTTGCGGATGATATTATCCTCTTCACCTCAGGACGACAGAAAACACTGCAGCTTATCATGCAGACTCTCCAGTCCTATGAGCAGTCCTCAGGCCAAGCAGTTAACATCGAGAAAAGTCATTTCATGGTTCACTCATGTGCATTCAACAACACAAAAGATAGAATCAAAAGAATCACAGGTTTCAGGCAAAAGGAGGGCCCTATCACGTACCTCGACTGCCCCCTATTTGTTGGTAGGCCTAGGATCATCTATTTTTCTGACCTTATTAACAAAGTTTTATGCAGGATCACAGGATGGCAAACTAAGCTTTTAAGTTATGGTGGTAGAGCAATCCTTGTCAAGCATGTTCTACACTCTCTACCTATTCACCTTTTAGCCTCAGTAACGCCTCCAGTCACTGTCCTCAGGCAGATCCAAAGCATTACGGCTGACTTCTTTTGGGGATGGAGGAATGAGAGGAAAAAATATCACTGGTCGTCTTGGAAAAATTTAAGCCTCCCGTACGATGAAGGCGGTGTTGGTATGAGGAACCTCAAAGATGTGTGTTTAGCCTTCCAATACAAACAGTGGTGGATCTTCAGATCCAAACAAACCCTTTGGGGGGATTTTTTGAAGGCTAAATATTGCCAAAGGTCTAACCCAATTAGCAAGAAATGGGATACAGGGGAGTCACTAACATGGAAACATCTTATGCACAACAAGCTCCAAATCGAAAAACACATTCAATGGAAGCTCAACTCTGGCAATTGCTCTTTTTGGTGGGATAATTGGCTGGGCAGTGGACCTCTTGCTCACTACTCTACCAATAGCAACAGATTCAACAACACAACAGTGGCAGATTTTCGACTTGATGGACAGTGGAACTGGAACAAGCTTCTACAACAACCACCTCGCAGTCAGCTGACCAGCATCCTCTCCACAAATTTCTCCAACCAGCAGGAACTTCCAGACTTAGCAATATGGAAACCATGCATGGATGGGAACTTCAGCTGCTCCTCTGCATGGAACGAGATTAGAGAAAAGAGGACCAAGACCAAATTCAATTCTTTCGTTTGGCATAAGTGTATCCCTTTTAAAGTTTCATTTCTTTTGTGGAGAACCTTAAGAGGCAAACTCCCTACTAATGAAAAACTAACCAGCTTTGGCATTGAGCCAGCAAGCTGTTTCTGTTGTTGTAACAGGTCTGGCCTCGACACGATAGAGCACATATTCAACACAGGACAATTCGCGACATACGTGTGGAGAAGCTTTGCAGATGCTGCTGGAATCATCACAGATCACAGCTCACTTAATCAACTCATCATACAATGGTGGTCAGCGAAGCACAACAATGAAGCACACAAGCTACTACTACAAGCGATACCATTATTCATTTGTTGGAACCTTTGGAAGAATCGCTGTGCTAGTAAATACGGAGGCAAATCGTCCAATATTAGTCGAGTCAAATATGCAATCTACAAGGACAATTACAAACTAATGACTACAAACTTCCCCCAAATCAAATGGCCTTCAAATTGGAAGGAATTGTTTCAGCTGGGGGAGAATTGCATTCAGGACATCAAAGTGACACTCGTTAAATGGATAAAGCCATCAGATTGTTGGGTCAAAATCAACACAGACGGCAGTGCATTAAACAACCCGGGCAGAATTGGAACAGGTGGCATCCTAAGGGATCAAATGGGAGCAATGCTATTAGCTTTTGCTACTCCTTTGGGGGAGGGCACTAACAACCAAGCTGAAATAGGTGCAGCCATCTTTGGCATGACATGGGTACTTCAACTGGGATACAAGAATGTTGTCTTGGAAGTGGACTCGCAGCTGCTGGTGGACTGGATCAAGCAGAGAGCCAAACCTCCATGGTGCATCAGCATACAACTACAGCAACTTCAGGAACTCATCAGGCAAACACACAACTTTCGGTGCACACACACCTACAGGGAAGCTAACTTTGTGGCCGACTCCTTATCAAAACAAAGTCATAAGCTCACTTGTCCTCAAATATACTGCAACAGCCAGCAACTACCAAAAGAAGTAAGAGCCTATTATCAACTAGACATGATCGAAATGGCAAGCTTCATGAGGAGGAAAATCAAGAGGATCAAAGAACCACCTTGA